One genomic region from Myxocyprinus asiaticus isolate MX2 ecotype Aquarium Trade chromosome 27, UBuf_Myxa_2, whole genome shotgun sequence encodes:
- the LOC127417702 gene encoding vimentin-like produces the protein MAMLRVSSYRKLFEEEQWSRAAERCGFQAHFSARGGVSMSVCPEPDLAAARALNKEGVARFFHESSVIAALNDRLAVLIDVVRCLEEENESLVVQIIEMEERMESEQSSTTTDNISGPADYSLEAVIGRLRKEKEEIFCDTEELKGELQRLQKKYDEVVEQRTLIQLEREDVSVEVDAITADCLALREQVSIYEEQLATMERQHETRVENMREPRPLDEGSPIVSLQFPSIDITPAIMDIKEYYSELAESLKFESRASSAATIDAAGKGKQEQLAKMTRGKVMDISKETDVNILKDLITELHKEVAELEKCGDELETEIEAEKAKYLEEIEELENDICQLEEEQADLHLQMKEQSGDNEELLSQKMALDIEIAAYRGLVEEEEERLSCL, from the exons ATGGCCATGTTAAGAGTTTCTTCATACCGTAAGTTGTTTGAGGAGGAGCAGTGGAGCCGGGCTGCAGAACGCTGTGGATTCCAGGCCCACTTCAGTGCAAG GGGTGGAGTTTCAATGAGTGTATGTCCTGAGCCAGATTTAGCTGCAGCTCGTGCTCTAAACAAGGAGGGTGTGGCTCGATTTTTCCATGAGAGCTCTGTCATCGCCGCCCTCAACGATCGCCTGGCTGTCCTTATCGATGTG GTTCGTTGTCTGGAGGAGGAGAACGAGTCTCTGGTGGTTCAGATCATTGAGATGGAGGAGAGGATGGAGTCAGAGCAGAGCTCAACGACCACCGACAACATCAGTGGTCCTGCAGACTACAGTCTGGAGGCTGTGATAGGCAGACTCCGCAAAGAGAAG gagGAGATTTTCTGTGACACAGAGGAGCTGAAGGGTGAGCTGCAgcgtcttcagaagaaatatgatgaGGTGGTTGAACAAAGGACTCTCATCCAGCTGGAGCGGGAGGATGTCTCAGTG GAGGTGGATGCAATTACCGCTGACTGCCTGGCCCTTCGAGAGCAAGTGTCCATCTATGAGGAGCAGCTGGCCACCATGGAAAGGCAGCATGAAACG AGGGTGGAGAACATGCGTGAGCCCAGGCCTCTGGATGAAGGTTCTCCCATTGTTTCCCTGCAATTCCCCTCCATTGATATCACACCAGCTATCATGGACATCAAAGAGTACTACAGTGAGCTGGCTGAAAGCCTAAAG TTTGAATCCAGAGCCTCGAGTGCTGCCACCATTGATGCTGCAGGAAAGGGGAAGCAGGAACAACTGGCTAAGATGACTCGAGGGAAAGTGATGGACATTTCCAAAGAGACGGACGTGAACATCTTGAAGGACCTG ATTACAGAGCTGCATAAAGAGGTGGCTGAGCTGGAGAAGTGTGGAGATGAGCTTGAGACTGAAATAGAGGCAGAGAAAGCTAAATACCTGGAAGAGATAGAAGAGCTAGAG AATGACATTTGTCAGCTGGAGGAAGAGCAGGCTGATCTTCATCTCCAGATGAAGGAGCAAAGTGGGGATAATGAAGAACTGCTGAGTCAGAAGATGGCTCTGGACATAGAGATCGCTGCCTACAG